Part of the Hydrogenispora ethanolica genome, AGGAGCGATGAGGATGGACTCCATCGGCCAACCGTTGATCCGGGCCGTCCGCCGGTTTAACCGGTTCTATACCAATATTCTCGGTCTTTTGGATCAGCATTTGCCGGACAGCGAATTTTCGCTGCCCGAAGCCCGTGTCTTATATGAAATTGGGCATACCGAGAACTGCACCGCCAAAAACTTAAGCGAGGAACTCCGGATTGACCCCGGCTATTTGAGCAGGATGGTCAAACACTTTGAAAAGCGGGGCCTTACATACAGGGTCCAGTCGGCCAAGGACGGCCGGCAATATTATCTCTACCTGACGGAACAAGGCCAGGATATCCTGGCCAAACTGGGCCGGCTGTCCGACGGGCAGATCGACCGGATGCTCAACCGCTTGCCTGACCACGACCGGAAAAGACTGGTTGAGGGGATGCAAACCATCGAAGACTTGCTATCAACGGGACCGGAACTTCCCAGGGACCGGGTGATCATCCGCAGTGAACTGAAACCGGGAGACATCGGTGCTCTGATTCACCTCCATGGCTGGATTTACGCTGAGGAATGCGGATACAACCATGTGTTTGAGGGCTATGTCTGCAAGACTTTCTATCATTTTCTGGAGAACTATCATCCGGAGCGGGACCGGGTGTGGTTTGCCGAAGCCGATGGAACCATGATCGGGGCTATCGCCATCGTCGGGCATTCGGCGGAGAAGGCCCAGTTGCGATGGTTTATCCTACATCCGCAATACCGGGGCATCGGCCTGGGCGGCAAGCTGCTGCAGGAAGCCCTCCAATATTGCAGGGAGAAGGGGTTTCGGACCGTATTCCTGGAGACCACCGCGGATCAACAGACCGCGATCCGCATGTACCGGAAAGCGGGATTCCAAAAAGTGGCCGAGCATCCCAACCATAGCTGGGGAAAAGAACTGGTCGAGCAGACCTTCGAGTTGGTTTTGCCCTGATGATGAGAAATGGCGGCTTGGCCGGGAGATAAGCGGATAAGAAGCGTT contains:
- a CDS encoding bifunctional helix-turn-helix transcriptional regulator/GNAT family N-acetyltransferase, with the protein product MDSIGQPLIRAVRRFNRFYTNILGLLDQHLPDSEFSLPEARVLYEIGHTENCTAKNLSEELRIDPGYLSRMVKHFEKRGLTYRVQSAKDGRQYYLYLTEQGQDILAKLGRLSDGQIDRMLNRLPDHDRKRLVEGMQTIEDLLSTGPELPRDRVIIRSELKPGDIGALIHLHGWIYAEECGYNHVFEGYVCKTFYHFLENYHPERDRVWFAEADGTMIGAIAIVGHSAEKAQLRWFILHPQYRGIGLGGKLLQEALQYCREKGFRTVFLETTADQQTAIRMYRKAGFQKVAEHPNHSWGKELVEQTFELVLP